One Oncorhynchus nerka isolate Pitt River linkage group LG5, Oner_Uvic_2.0, whole genome shotgun sequence genomic window carries:
- the LOC115129704 gene encoding small ubiquitin-related modifier 1, giving the protein MSDTETKPSSGDGSEKKDGEYIKLKVIGQDNSEIHFKVKMTTHLKKLKESYSQRQGVPMNTLRFLFEGQRISDNQTPKELGMEDEDVIEVYQEQTGGLWND; this is encoded by the exons ATGTCAGACACG GAGACAAAACCCTCAAGTGGAGATGGAAGTGAGAAGAAAGATGGAGAGTACATTAAACTGAAGGTGATTGGTCAG GACAACAGCGAAATTCACTTCAAAGTGAAGATGACAACACATCTAAAGAAGCTAAAGGAATCTTACAGTCAAAGACAG GGTGTACCAATGAACACCCTAAGGTTTCTTTTTGAAGGACAGAGAATCTCAGACAACCAAACCCCCAAAGAG ctTGGAAtggaagatgaggatgtcatTGAAGTGTATCAGGAACAGACCGGTGGACTTTGGAATGATTAG